Sequence from the Aquila chrysaetos chrysaetos chromosome 23, bAquChr1.4, whole genome shotgun sequence genome:
GGTAGCTATTTGGGTAGTCTGTGAGAGGCGGCTCATCTGCGGCACACTAAACCTTGAGAAGAATGACAGCAAATGTCTTTGTAAAGCTATCATCTCTAGTTAGGTGGCCTCCAGGATCATATTCTTGTACTCCCTATTTCCTCATTACACCCCAGCATTACTAAGGCATCTATACTtcatagttaaaaaaatctaactCCTTTCCTCACAAAAGGACACATGGGTTATCTTTACCTatggagggagggggggcacAGCTATAATTTCTCTGAGGCtgatctgaaaagcaaagccagcCCAGCCAACTTAACTTGTCAGTATTCAgttaaaccagaagaaaagctATGCCGCTTACTTCTTGCGTTGCTGAATCCCTGCaacaacaaggaaaacaatTCCAGCCACAATGAGACAAAGAACTACACCAAATACAATAAGCCAAACAGGAGTGGAGGGTTCAACTGGAGGTGATAAGGTTGAGGTTATCTTCAGGAACTGCAGTGTTTTGTCACTCAGTAGGAAGGCACTGTTGATTCTGTTCCGGTTCATCCTTcataaaaacacaaagaacGTTACAACTCTTTAGAAAGGTATTTCATAAGTTAAaaagatacaagaaaaaaagaaaaggaaatttcatgTATGTGCTGCAAGTCTGGCAGGGCTGAATTTGATACAGCATGATATTGGTAGGATTACACAGACCTTCACTTTAACATAGACCTTGTCAGTAATCCATAGACACCCACACACTTACAAGGTTTTGAACACGAGacttttgtatgtatttatctgaaaaactgagaaatacAGATGAGACCTGAAGtactgtattattatttatttgtggtttGGACCATGTGCTGAAGACATTGCAGGTTGTAATCTGTAAGGGTGGCTCTGTTGTCTCGCTCATGCAGCATTCAAGATTAGCATGGGAGTGGCAGGTATACCCTGCAATGCTCAGAGTATTTATCAGTGCCCCTTGGCTCCTCAAACTGAACCATCCTGCATGTACAGGATGGCCAATACatctgctcttgctgctgtaGATTTTCTTAGGTCCAAGAGGCACAGAATACAATTAGGTCCAGAAGAATCCACCCCTATTGCCAACATGCCCTTCTTCCCTGCAGGATGCAGCTGAAGGGATTTGTACTTTgcacattttttccattatgaGAAACTGTAAACCTgagaaatacactttttcaCATGAGTAGTACAACTGCTACCGTTTAACGGCTATCTTCACCCACATTCACTACTTCTAAGCATTTGCTGGTATTTCTGGATCTGAATCTAAGCAGCCTTAAGATGCTTTAGCAGtttctttcattactttttcaaaatgttagaagtttttgagaaaatatattacatatattgGTCTTGAGAGACTCTTTTTGATTGCAGTTTTATGAtttacagcagctttttcttgtatacaattaattttatttaccatAGAGCAAGTATTTCCTAAGAACAGATATATGGGAAATACAGGTAAGATTTtgtaaatttcttttcttggaaaCTGTAACGTTTGACTGTCCCTTAAACAGGAAGTTCTTAGCCTTAATGGAAAGCTAGCATTCCTGGAGAGGACTGAAAGCCATGGCATATTATAAGACTCATTATACAGTAAGCCATCTTTGATTTAGAAAAGATTTTCATCCTTATTGATATGAAAGGATGATTGTGAACAGCTAAAATAAGCATTGCTCACCCTTATCTAATGGCTGGAGTTACAGAATTATGTGCTGAAACACATGCAGGCAACTACAGGTGCATTTCATGTTTGTATATGCATAAATACATCTTGTGTATATTTATGCAAGATCTTGGGTCTCATACATAGCTCTGAGAACATTTACCTTCCTCTTTATTCTTACTTTGAAGAGAATCTCATACAATAAAATTCCGGTCCATGGGTAGTTTTTTATGTGCTACTGTAGTATGAAGAATTAGAATAATGGTTTAGTATGGAAGCCTGCAATCAGAAGCAACTGAATAAAAAGTATTGTAGTTTTATAggccattttatttcttgtttctaaGTTAGGTAGGAATTAAAACTTTTCATAAACAGCATATTCTTTATTGGGTAACAGacaacagttaaaaaacaaacatactaTAATAGCATCCAATTTCTGTGGCAAACAGGGCACATAAAAGACTTAAATAAATCAGCTTATGCTACTGAACGTATCAAAGaataacagaaatgcaaaaaccCTGCATTCCAGCGCTCTTACAGAGAGCTTCAGTGAATAAATAATCTGCTTCCTCCACTAATGCTATGAAGCTATTGTTTGGTGTCTCTGTAGGAAATAGTTTAATCTGCTCATAAGCTTAAGTTAATCTTTCCAAAAGAACGCATACTCATTCATCAGGAATTAGGCATTACACCTCCATAGAGATAGCATGAATTTTCAAGACAAAGTACAGAATGCCTAAAAACAAAGAGGTCTGTTTTCCACTCTGTGCTTGAGAAATGTATGTGAGTTATGCTGCTTGTGGGAGTCATCCCTATAAACCCCTTATGTAGGTTTGGTCGACCACTGAAGTCAGATtacccattttttaatttttccctcttcagctCCACACTCTTGCTTTCACTGGCTACAGAATGCAATGTTCAGTAGAAAGCAAACTGATTTGTACCACATGGTACTTTGCACAAGCAATGCTCTGCTACGATATTGACTGGCATTCTAGAAAGAGCTGGTATGAAAAGAATGTGAGTATAAGATTGTTTAAGCCAAGCTGGgacacagccagctctgctcatgAAGAGTTCACACGAGCTCTTCTGATGTGAAAGCTGACTTCTAAATTAAGTCAGACCTGCTTTGAGAAGCACCGAAAGGGAGCCTATGGTCATTAGTCCAGGTGTAGATGTGCATGTGGCACGCAATGAAAGTTAAATGATGTAAATCCCACACAGAAAATGTGCAATTCTGTCATCTGAGAGAGAAGGCTCTCTCGCTGGGAAATGTGGCACCTGGATGAGAGCAGTGTATGTGCCACACACTGGACAGCAAATTACAAGTAGGGCTCTGGAAAGGGACTAGATTTCTTCTGAGGCTCCAGCATTAACAGAGACTCCTACCAAAGTTATAATCCCAAGGCTCACATGCTTTGCATTCTATGGGACTGTTAAAAATCCTCTAATGTCACATGCATGAAAGAGTACTGACCCCTTGGTGTTTTAACTACTTGGATTAGTCCACCCTTAAAGAGGCAGAGTGCTCATTCATACCAGGCCCAGAGACAGAAAGCATCCTCagtcagcaaggaagaaaaggttgCAGAAGCAGTGACTGTACCTGATGGCCGCCTCTACCACACTTCCAGGAACGGTTGTCATGTTTTGGGAAGAATCTGTGACCACAAACCAAAATGACACCCGATCCGTCACATTGCAAAGCAGCACATCGGAAATTCTGCAGATAGTTAAACCAATAATCAGCATTAGAGAAGCATGGAAGgaattattgaaatattttagattttcttaaaataatgctttcatCTAAAGGGGGgaaaattcttacttttttaaaagttaacagTTAATGCTCAAGGAAGAAATATCACTCACAGCATTTCCCATTTCCCagtatgataaaaaaaattaagcttattGAGACCAAACTTGAGTCTTCAAATGAATTTCTGAATCTATTACAAACTTGCATGGTCTTGGACATACATTTAGCGtaatcaaatggaaaaatacatatttgcatCTTAATCATCAGGGCTGTGACAAAGGCCATATAATGGGGCAAATGCATTGGGGAATTaagaattttggttttgacagCTAATACCACAGGGACCAGGCATGCAGGATTCCCCACATGATTTTCAAGTGGGTGCAGTCCTTCTACAGGATACATTTGTTGGACGGAAGAGCAACAAAATTTAGATTATTCTTTTTGACATCTTTGTTCACAGAGTCAGGCACAGAGTAGAGGCAACAGGTTAAATTTAGACATTCTACTGGCACTGGCCTATGCCCTTTAGGTTATGCTATGACAAATATTTATcttaactgttttaaaagaagatagCTCAGCTTTATGTGAAATTAATAGTGGAAGGGCACAGGCACACAGCTTGTTGTGGCATATTATGTAAAAAGTGCgtgaaatgtcttttaaatgccttttttcagattcttacaaatttgttttctaCCACTAATACTAGTAAATGGTGGAATTATCATTAGAAAAAACTCATGGAATGACATCATCATGAGTATTTAAACTAAAGAAGTGAAGGCTAATATATTAGTATCATAATAGTGACTGAGGATAGATGGTGCCCCTATGTTCTTCTATCTGTTCCTAGTTTATTCACACAACTAAGAAACAAGCCAGCCAAACTTGTGTAATATACAGGAATTGTATAATGTGGCATTTATTACAGCATGGCAAGGAACATAGTATGTATCATAAAAGGACAGCCAAAGCCTTTATGAATTCAATGACAGATAGGTAGAGAgataaaagtggaaaaaaatacttagctCTATGCCATTATTAAATAACCCAAAGAATTTGGCTCAAGATTCAGATTTACTGGCCATGTCCAAGCAGCAAGCAGATATTCTGAAAGTCCAGGCCAAGAATTAggatcatttttatttccagaaagcagCTTGGCTCACCTTTGCACAAGGTCTACCTGGCCACAAGCACAACACAGCCGTCCTGTCTTGACAGACCCTCCTTAGGATGATCAGTCTCCAGATACCACCTGCTgttctggagaagaaaacccTGCAGTGTGGCAGCAAAGAAGGATGCAGCCCCTATTTTAATTACCTGCAGTGATGTTTGCAATGCCCATTACTAACTACTGTAATTGGTTTTAAGGTTTGGCCTGTCCATCATCAAAATGCAAGttttaacatttcctttccagCCTGTGCTCTTCCTCAGGGTGACAAATCCCCAGCTGCAAGCAATCTCCCCTGCCACAGAGCTCTGTTTTGTAGTGCCACCTGCTGGCTAAttacaaatataattaaatgaCTTCTGCAGTGGCTTGAGGGGCAGGAAGCATGAGGTAGGAAGGAATAGAAGGGAGCCAAAATCGCCCATGAATGTGTAGTCTCCATCCAGAAAAGAATGAGTTCGCTTTTAAGGCAGGACAGGCATCGGCTTGACCACAGTAGTTCATTATGgatattttccagaaatattttacctATTGCTGGAAgctttttggtggtgttttgaGCACCTCTGGTAGTGCAACCTTTGTCTTACAGAGAAGGTATATATTCCATTACTGACatgcaataaaatggaaagcaatGATTTTACAGAGCTGAAATACCCACTTTTGCCTCTCTGAAACAATGTcaattttgcaaatacagagaATTTTTATGGATAAAAGAGGAAAGCCACCCTCTGGAATTTGAAAAGGTGTTCACATCAGTTTGCTGGCAACAGTCAGAAGATGAAAGCAGATTTATTCctcccaaaacaaaagcaaagcacaaaatttacaggagggggaaaaaaagattctgctTTTAGCTGGTGGCTGACAAAATCTTGCTGACTTCACAGAATATCTAAAATTGTATCTGCAGAGGAAGTCTTCCATCAGGAGAATTTGTAACAGTAGCACCCAAAGCTTCATGTTACTGCAGTACTTAAAGCTCGAATTTCTGTGGTGCAATCAAAAACTGGTCCAGGTAGGAAATCTGGGTTCATGTTGCTCTAGAGATGTTCTTGAAATGGGGTTAGTGAAGAAAGTTTGATccccaaagagaaagaaatttggtAGATAAAGACTGGCAGAACACCTTGACTGAATCATTCTCATTCAGAGACTCAGAGACCCTTCAACCTGGGGTCTTCCCTACAGTTCCAAGGCTTTCAGCATGAGATAGGGGAGCCGGTCATCATTAGGGGCAGCATATCTCTCTCTCTAGAACAAACAGTATTGAATCAATTCAGCAGCAAGTCTTACACTAGGATACGTaaattttgccttctttctgcTCCCTGTTGTGTCTAAAATCCTTGCTCGATTATAAGCCTCCAAAACCTGGCTCCACCGCCACCACTTTTTCATCAGTGGAATCTGAATACTGTAAATCCTTCCAGGCTCCAAAGAGAATAATACCGCTCACAAGAAGTTCAAAGGGGACTGAGTAAACACCAAAACAGACTGGTTCAACAAGCACCAATGTGGCAATTTCTTTGCAGCagttataccttttttttttccccctatttgCTATTTGCACACAGGTTTGATTCATAGCATGCAGAAGCGTTATAAAACTATGCTTTTACACTGTTTAGATTTGGGAAACCTGACTTCTCCATGCACTATGCTAATTAAGTATATTTGTAAACATATATGTGgacatctttttatttccttagcaGGTGATATACTTTTGGCATGGGGTTTACAGGACACTGTTACCATCAAAATGACAAGATCCTCGTTCTGCCTTATGGCACCACGGCAAAAGTCCAAAATTGTATTTCCTTTAATATATATAAGTGAACACCAGTGAGTATAGTGCAGGAAACCCTGATGGTTCCTTGGCCTGAAACACCATCATTGTTCCTTACAGAGATTTAAAGGATTGTTTAGGGGTAAGAAAGAGCTGCCAGAGACTCAAAGGGAGCTGGGTGCCTACAGTGGCTGTTAGCTTGTGGGAGAACCATAGTCCCCAAGTCCCAAGCACCTATCTCCAGCTCTCCCAAAAGCATCAGGCCTCTTCCAAACCACTGGtgtgcagctgctcctgcaaaaGAATgttatcttcttcctttttgtgaACAGCAGCCATGGGGTCACCTTGACATAACAGCTTTAACTCTAGAAGCTTATTTTGTTGTTCTAAATGGTCACAATATTTTTAGTATCAAAACAGCCTGTCTTAGGAAGATGGATAATGTTGATGAACTTTTTCTGGTCACTTCATGAGGgaaactgcagctttttttatCTACCAATGGAGGGAAGATGTACCAAAAGTAGATTCTGTTACTTGAACGAAAGTAAATGTGATTACATTCTTTCTGCTCTAAAGATTAACTAGTCTCAGGCCCAAAAGAGATGCGTATTATTTCAAATGAGTGACAGATTAGAGAAACCAGAGTTACTAACACAGACTGCAGACAACCATTTTTTAACACTGAGAGATCAAAGGTTGGCTTACGTAGTTCATGAATATATGTATTGAGAATGAATTGAAAGGCATTATATATAGCAGGAAATACAgcggttttatttctcctctgaaaaagaagtatttattttatctgtattaATAATTACTGAGTAATGTGATGGATTGtgtctttcttccatttcacaCAAACTTGAAAATTTGACAAGCctttcaaatattaaacacaGCTCCATGATTTATTAAATTTTAGTTTGGAAATTAACTTTAGAGAACTCGAGATGTAATGTGCAATCCTGTCCATTCTGCGTTGGTCACTCAGTGGTTACACAAGGGCAACAACAGCATCAACTGCTGTTTCCAGCAGCACATTCAAATGCTTGTCATTACAGGCTGGCTTTTATCCAGCTTCAGAAGCCTAACAAAAGGTGACTTTGAATCTCAAAAATGATGGGACAAACTGCAACAATGGTTATGATGATCCACCAAATTATTTTGGGGTGTGATCCAGCTTGCTGAATTTAATGGCATTTGGTCTCATGTGGGACTTAGTGGTGGCTGTGAGTTactgcagggctgtgggtgTGTTAGAAATTAATGGGATGTTAAAGGGAAGGTATGTCACATCCTGGTTATGGCCCTGTGCAGAATTTATACCCTGGCAGAACCAGTATTTGGTTATGTAAAATACTGGTGAATTTTTCATGAgtctttattttgataaaaatctttaattaaCCAGATGCGAAATTTGGGTGAATTTAGATGCTACCAGAATACAGTCACAAGCaatttgtttgttcttttatgACAGAATAATTGATCATTGATCTTTTACAGCTCCCAAAGAAAATCTTTTGGCATTTATCTGTAAAAGCTCCTGTAGTGTAGTGTAATTCATTTGCCACAAGCTCCTGCTTCTGCCTTCCTCTTCACCACACTGCAAGCCCCTGCCGCTATTCTTGCCAGCTATGCAAGAGTAACGTTCCTGTGTGCACGGCAGGCTGCTGTACCCTCTGGGATGCTGAGTGCTCCCACGCCTCCATACCTACTGCAGGGGGGATGGAGGTGGACTGCACTCCTTCCTCTATACCCCTCCAGCTGCCAGCCACAGGGGTGGCGAAAGGAGAGCATTATTTCCAGGACTTCTGACAGGATGGAGGCTTTCACAGCTTTCCTGCTCCCATGTAACAGGCAGGTTATTTGGGGTGTATTGGGAGGTTCATCTAGCTCTCCATCACTGAACGGGAACTCTGAGGTCCCTTGGGATTTGGGAGAGATCTATGGATAGGAAACTCCTCAGCTTGTTGCCTAGTGAGTTGTACCAGATCTCAGAGCTGCACAGCTGTCCTTCAGTTGACATGCTGTCTACACATGACCCCAAAGGTATCTAGAAGTCCTAGAAGAGTTATCAGTTATACCTCCAAGGTACACCCCAAAAAGTTATACCCCATGAGTAATTCCTATACCATCTTAAAGAGGTAAAATGCCCACACCTAGCTGT
This genomic interval carries:
- the CLTRN gene encoding collectrin isoform X3, whose product is MLRVLLLTLTVVAIAHAELCKPDAQNAFKVRLSIKTALGDNAYAWDANEEYLFKAMVAFAMRRYSSKSTTQISDVLLCNVTDRVSFWFVVTDSSQNMTTVPGSVVEAAIRMNRNRINSAFLLSDKTLQFLKITSTLSPPVEPSTPVWLIVFGVVLCLIVAGIVFLVVAGIQQRKNNRTPPSPIIDLAHTQGRTIFYWLC